The genomic DNA CTATTATAAAGAAAATTTTAGCTTTCATTATTTAATCGAACGGCCTATTAAGAAATCATATATATCCGTATTATCTATTATTGACCCAACTGATCCATTAACTTCGCCCTGGATATAAAAAGGGATATTGACACCGGTATGATAAACAGTGCTCCAGCTAACTGTCGGCAGGTTTCCCTCTCCGTTATCACCGATTACATCCAGACCACCGGTTTCATGATCTGCCGTTACAATAAGAAGGATGTCGTCTCTCTGCCCTACCCACCCCCGAACAGCGGTTACGGCATCCGAAAAGGATTCCATTTCGAATATCATTCTCTGTAAATCGTTGTCATGACAGGCGTGATCGATCCGGGCGCCCTCGATCATAAGAAAAAAACCATTATAATCTGTATCAAGCAATTCAAGGGCTTTGAGCGACATTTCTGCCAGAGTCGGGAACTCCCCCAATCCATCGTAGACATAAGGCATATGGCCATCGCCGAAGAGAGCGCAAACCTGTTCTCCAGAAAGAGAATTCATCTCCACTTCGTTAAAAGCAATAGCATAACCAGAGATAAGCGGCAAATTGCTATCGATTCCGGCAGAAATACCTCCTCCGCCGAACAGGACATCCGGTTTTGTGCGGTTGAATATCTCCACTGCAATATCTTCATAGTTTTCTCTACTGGTATTATGGGAAATAAATGCGGCCGGTGTGGCGTGGGAGATCATGGCTGTCGTTACTATCCCGGTGCTTTTTCCAAGATCCTGATGGGTTTCCAGTGCTGTTTTGTACGAACTGCCGTCACCGGGAATGGCTTTGCTGATTACACCGTTATTGACTTTATGGCCTGTTGCCATGGCGGTGGCAGCGGCT from Spirochaeta isovalerica includes the following:
- a CDS encoding alkaline phosphatase, whose product is MNKKIFFSCFILFLLLIGCTQIDPPKSVIIMIGDGMGYEQIKAANLYLYGEEGRLGFEDLPVQGSVTTRSASSSITDSAAAATAMATGHKVNNGVISKAIPGDGSSYKTALETHQDLGKSTGIVTTAMISHATPAAFISHNTSRENYEDIAVEIFNRTKPDVLFGGGGISAGIDSNLPLISGYAIAFNEVEMNSLSGEQVCALFGDGHMPYVYDGLGEFPTLAEMSLKALELLDTDYNGFFLMIEGARIDHACHDNDLQRMIFEMESFSDAVTAVRGWVGQRDDILLIVTADHETGGLDVIGDNGEGNLPTVSWSTVYHTGVNIPFYIQGEVNGSVGSIIDNTDIYDFLIGRSIK